One segment of Fibrobacter sp. UWR3 DNA contains the following:
- a CDS encoding four helix bundle protein, whose amino-acid sequence MGLETALKNTEKNILQEKCMDFSVKIVNLYQSLCSDRHEFVMSKQMLKCGTSIGANVREAKRAQSKPDFLSKLSIALKEADETQYWLELMSKTGYINENDFKGLFSDSEELVKILVSITKTIKSQIKTSRNSNS is encoded by the coding sequence ATGGGGCTTGAAACGGCTTTAAAGAACACGGAAAAGAACATTTTGCAAGAAAAATGTATGGATTTTTCTGTGAAAATAGTGAATTTGTATCAATCGCTTTGCAGCGATAGACATGAGTTTGTTATGTCAAAACAAATGCTTAAATGTGGCACTAGTATAGGTGCAAATGTACGAGAAGCGAAAAGAGCTCAGTCAAAACCTGATTTTTTATCAAAACTATCAATTGCATTAAAAGAAGCTGATGAAACACAGTATTGGCTTGAATTGATGAGTAAAACAGGATATATAAACGAAAATGATTTTAAGGGTTTGTTTTCAGATAGTGAGGAACTTGTAAAAATTTTAGTTTCTATTACAAAAACTATAAAATCACAGATTAAAACATCTAGAAATTCAAATTCCTAA
- a CDS encoding CotH kinase family protein, protein MVCRRKSLFPLAVLSALVLSCSDDSGSGASVEVPASSASGEVTVPYVGGSPVVVTEIDPVNISFKDHEGGDAGWVEFFNPAETPVNLSGLYLTDDLSQPRKWAFGNVPVPAQGFMVLYLSGKDLPDYEAPHDSTDLIGPGCWKWTDAQSEPVAGESRADNLPGKSKVCFTENGSRAFGSRMQFGENEELGWTSIAVFVGTGSSSKDDVVDISAANEILLTGYVTAGRKLAFRLAQPDVDDWLGWEAVIEGTGDSNTTYAIGLPQGTRLPDLQNIYGTRFSPESNEMKEVDMKVTSFIARNRGHEPHANFKLHHKGGSLYLMNEDGAIVDSIAYPAMPVGKTWSFGVSPEGAATYGFADPSPYGGAFMSVVYSERSPAITDKLPPSGFYKEPFTVAFDADAHVRCVQGGALPDGNAPEAQSLTVSSTTVLRCASFVPGMYPGDVETRTYVFEEQPTIASVFITANPLSLFDPDTGLYMDGPDAQEKIPHYGANYWSDRELPVTVELFEPGVNSPAFAKDAGFQIFGNYSRANDKKSVAIVFREKYGDNRLKYPLFPAFPQLTTFKGFILRVGNFGQDYIHDDLASSLSEGLGVDYQRSRPAIVFYNGEYYGIQNIRERSNRYYFETHYGYDPDEIDLLKADNSVSSGESSDYVELLDWLESHPLDSDENYRYVATKIDVDNFINYQQTEIYANNRDWPSNNLKKWRVRNPATPWRWFLYDMDFGFGNDMSEYTNNIFEFAAAEDGPDWPNGPKSTFLFRKLLENKSFTNKFVNRMSTLLATNFEKTRVLARIDAMMGEISAEVARDQKRWGHSAKWMDQVLDDMKYFAESRESEILFDMQEFFALGEFVPVTFAASGSGRVLVEGLPLDRPAVKATFFKGTPVIVSAEGVNGGVFTGWSDGVTDVTRTIMPGEIDALTANFK, encoded by the coding sequence ATGGTGTGTAGGCGTAAATCCCTTTTCCCCCTGGCAGTCCTTTCCGCGCTGGTGCTGTCGTGTTCCGATGACAGCGGTTCGGGTGCGTCGGTTGAAGTGCCCGCCAGCTCCGCGTCGGGCGAAGTTACAGTTCCGTATGTAGGCGGTTCCCCGGTGGTCGTGACGGAAATCGACCCGGTAAACATCTCGTTCAAGGACCACGAGGGTGGCGATGCGGGATGGGTCGAGTTTTTTAACCCGGCGGAAACACCTGTGAACTTGTCTGGACTCTACTTGACCGATGACCTCTCGCAACCCAGGAAGTGGGCGTTCGGGAATGTGCCCGTGCCGGCGCAGGGATTCATGGTGCTGTACCTTTCGGGCAAGGACCTTCCCGACTACGAGGCTCCTCACGACTCAACGGACCTGATTGGGCCCGGCTGCTGGAAATGGACCGACGCACAGAGCGAACCCGTGGCGGGCGAGAGCCGTGCGGACAATCTTCCGGGAAAATCGAAGGTGTGCTTTACCGAGAACGGCAGTCGTGCTTTCGGTAGCCGTATGCAGTTTGGCGAGAACGAGGAACTTGGCTGGACATCGATTGCCGTGTTCGTGGGGACGGGTTCCTCTTCGAAGGACGACGTGGTCGATATTTCCGCAGCGAACGAGATTCTCCTGACAGGGTACGTGACTGCGGGCCGTAAGCTTGCTTTCCGCCTGGCGCAACCCGATGTGGACGACTGGCTCGGGTGGGAAGCCGTTATCGAGGGTACGGGCGATTCAAATACCACGTATGCCATTGGGCTTCCGCAGGGGACAAGACTTCCGGATTTGCAGAATATATACGGTACGAGGTTCAGCCCAGAGTCGAACGAGATGAAGGAGGTGGATATGAAGGTGACCTCGTTTATCGCGCGCAACCGCGGGCACGAACCTCACGCGAATTTCAAGCTGCACCACAAGGGGGGAAGCCTCTACCTGATGAATGAGGATGGCGCGATTGTGGATTCCATCGCGTACCCCGCAATGCCTGTGGGCAAGACGTGGTCCTTCGGTGTATCGCCCGAGGGTGCGGCGACATACGGGTTTGCGGACCCGAGCCCTTACGGCGGCGCCTTCATGTCGGTCGTATATTCCGAACGCTCACCCGCAATTACGGACAAACTGCCTCCCTCGGGATTCTACAAGGAACCCTTCACCGTCGCTTTCGATGCGGACGCGCATGTGCGTTGCGTGCAGGGCGGTGCGCTGCCCGACGGGAATGCGCCCGAGGCTCAGTCACTGACGGTTTCTTCGACTACGGTCTTGCGCTGCGCCTCCTTCGTGCCGGGAATGTACCCGGGCGACGTGGAAACCCGCACCTACGTGTTCGAGGAACAGCCGACTATTGCCAGCGTGTTCATTACCGCAAACCCGCTCTCGCTCTTTGACCCGGATACGGGCCTCTACATGGACGGCCCCGATGCCCAGGAAAAGATTCCGCATTACGGTGCGAACTACTGGTCCGACCGCGAACTCCCCGTGACTGTCGAGCTGTTTGAGCCGGGAGTAAACTCGCCCGCATTCGCGAAGGACGCAGGCTTCCAGATTTTCGGGAACTACAGCAGGGCGAACGACAAGAAGTCTGTCGCTATCGTGTTCCGTGAAAAGTACGGCGATAACCGCCTGAAATACCCGCTGTTCCCCGCGTTCCCGCAGCTGACGACGTTCAAGGGATTTATCCTTCGCGTAGGGAATTTCGGACAGGACTACATTCACGACGACCTCGCGAGCTCGCTCTCCGAAGGCCTCGGCGTGGATTACCAGCGCAGCAGGCCCGCAATCGTCTTTTATAACGGCGAGTACTATGGAATCCAGAACATCCGCGAGCGTTCGAACCGCTACTACTTCGAGACGCACTACGGCTATGACCCGGACGAAATTGACTTGCTGAAGGCGGACAATTCGGTGAGCAGCGGGGAATCTTCGGATTACGTGGAACTTCTGGACTGGCTGGAATCGCACCCGCTCGATAGCGATGAAAACTACCGGTACGTGGCGACGAAAATCGACGTGGACAACTTCATAAACTACCAGCAGACGGAAATTTACGCGAACAACCGCGACTGGCCCTCGAACAACCTGAAAAAGTGGCGAGTGCGCAACCCGGCGACGCCCTGGAGATGGTTCCTGTACGACATGGATTTCGGCTTCGGTAACGACATGAGCGAATATACGAACAACATATTCGAGTTTGCCGCTGCCGAGGATGGCCCGGACTGGCCGAACGGACCCAAGTCTACGTTCCTGTTCCGCAAGTTGCTGGAAAACAAGTCGTTCACGAACAAGTTTGTGAACCGCATGTCGACGCTCCTGGCCACGAACTTCGAAAAGACGCGTGTGCTTGCGCGCATCGATGCCATGATGGGCGAGATTTCTGCCGAAGTGGCGCGTGACCAGAAACGCTGGGGGCATAGCGCGAAGTGGATGGATCAGGTTCTTGACGATATGAAGTATTTCGCAGAGAGCCGCGAGTCCGAAATCCTCTTTGACATGCAGGAATTTTTTGCCTTGGGTGAGTTCGTTCCCGTGACGTTTGCGGCAAGCGGGAGCGGTCGCGTGCTTGTCGAGGGGCTCCCGCTCGACAGGCCCGCGGTAAAGGCGACATTCTTCAAGGGAACCCCAGTGATTGTTTCTGCGGAAGGGGTGAACGGCGGTGTATTTACCGGCTGGAGCGACGGCGTGACGGATGTGACGCGCACGATTATGCCTGGTGAAATCGACGCCCTGACGGCGAATTTCAAGTAG
- a CDS encoding EamA family transporter, with the protein MLFLLLTITPAFLFACGNILEKSGVSTVGKRTGGTSRPWEFFKGVVTNKFWWLGICCSGLATLGYYIAMARYDLSQVQPMMVLNPVLTALMGFCILKEALTKRIVVAICFVVAGLLYSVESLGESTAVQNIGMLWAYAGGLCAVTLFAHLFVKDREMVDSFIMGVGFGLSAAFYKSLAMDFDLDHIEISSVASLLLDFRTLGYIATYGIAFLYSQISFSRGRALFIVPFSAAVGAAVPTLAGALVFSEAFPVGKIVSVSLVLTGAALFVVRRPRRKSGQSSANP; encoded by the coding sequence ATGCTCTTCCTGTTGCTCACAATTACTCCGGCATTCCTGTTCGCCTGCGGAAACATCCTCGAGAAGTCGGGCGTGTCTACGGTCGGCAAGCGCACCGGCGGAACGTCGCGCCCCTGGGAGTTTTTCAAGGGAGTCGTTACGAACAAGTTCTGGTGGCTGGGCATCTGCTGTTCGGGCCTTGCGACTCTCGGGTACTACATCGCGATGGCCCGCTACGACCTCTCGCAGGTGCAGCCGATGATGGTCTTAAATCCGGTCCTTACGGCGCTCATGGGCTTTTGCATATTGAAGGAAGCGCTCACGAAGCGCATAGTGGTCGCCATCTGCTTTGTGGTGGCGGGCCTCCTGTATTCGGTCGAAAGTCTGGGAGAATCGACCGCCGTGCAGAATATCGGGATGCTCTGGGCCTATGCGGGCGGCCTGTGCGCGGTGACACTCTTTGCTCACTTGTTTGTAAAGGACCGCGAGATGGTGGATTCGTTCATCATGGGCGTGGGCTTCGGGCTCTCTGCGGCATTCTACAAGAGCCTCGCGATGGACTTCGACCTTGACCATATCGAGATTTCCTCGGTAGCGAGCCTGTTGCTCGATTTCCGCACGCTGGGTTACATCGCGACATACGGCATAGCGTTCCTCTATTCGCAGATTTCCTTTTCGCGCGGTCGTGCGCTGTTCATTGTCCCGTTCAGTGCTGCCGTGGGGGCTGCCGTCCCTACGCTTGCGGGTGCCCTGGTGTTTTCCGAGGCCTTCCCCGTCGGGAAGATTGTCTCGGTGTCGCTCGTGCTTACCGGTGCCGCCCTCTTCGTGGTCCGTAGGCCCCGTCGCAAGTCCGGTCAATCTTCTGCCAATCCGTAA
- a CDS encoding glycosyltransferase family 4 protein → MKIAVVGTRGIPDIMGGIETHCQQLYPRIVERGARVVVFARKAYTPQKDPYEYKGVQVVPVYAPKISGIETIVHTFRCFLKVVAWKPDIVHLHAIGPSFVAPLFRLFGLKAVYTHHGQDYNRAKWGLLAKSILRLSEYVGTKFSNRVIVISDLLERWLQKKYHCNKTARINNGVTLLPTLSEDKRQQWLGKYGLVGKRYIFALGRFVKEKGFHDLIAAYKKMELKDVSLVIAGAEDFESEYVNKMKADAAEVGAILPGFIHGEELQVLFENASLFVIPSYHEGLPIVLLEALGYNRNVVASDIPANMEVPLPEECFYELGDVDELAKKMRHFMENPVKCDFRQIVKEHYDWDKIADQTMDLYKSLLK, encoded by the coding sequence TTGAAAATAGCAGTAGTTGGTACACGCGGTATTCCTGATATCATGGGTGGAATTGAAACCCATTGTCAGCAGTTGTATCCGCGGATTGTGGAACGAGGGGCGAGGGTTGTCGTTTTTGCGAGAAAGGCCTATACGCCTCAGAAGGACCCTTACGAATATAAGGGTGTGCAAGTGGTCCCGGTCTATGCTCCCAAGATTTCGGGTATTGAGACCATTGTCCATACGTTCCGGTGCTTCCTCAAGGTGGTCGCCTGGAAGCCGGACATTGTACATTTGCATGCCATTGGCCCTTCGTTTGTTGCACCCCTGTTCAGACTTTTCGGCTTGAAGGCGGTCTATACCCACCATGGTCAGGATTACAACCGGGCCAAGTGGGGCTTGCTGGCCAAGTCTATTCTTCGCTTGAGCGAATACGTAGGGACAAAGTTTTCTAATCGCGTTATTGTGATTTCGGACCTCCTGGAACGTTGGCTCCAGAAGAAATACCATTGCAACAAGACCGCCAGGATTAACAATGGTGTGACCTTGTTGCCGACGCTCTCCGAAGACAAACGTCAGCAGTGGCTCGGCAAGTACGGCCTTGTGGGCAAGCGCTATATCTTTGCGCTCGGGCGCTTTGTCAAGGAAAAGGGCTTCCATGACTTGATTGCCGCGTACAAGAAGATGGAACTCAAGGACGTGTCGCTTGTCATTGCTGGTGCGGAGGATTTTGAATCTGAGTACGTGAACAAGATGAAGGCGGATGCTGCTGAGGTTGGCGCGATTCTTCCGGGATTTATTCATGGCGAGGAACTGCAGGTGCTTTTTGAAAACGCTTCTCTGTTCGTGATTCCGAGTTACCATGAAGGCCTACCGATAGTGTTGCTTGAGGCTCTCGGCTACAACAGGAATGTGGTGGCGAGCGATATTCCCGCTAATATGGAAGTTCCCTTGCCCGAGGAATGCTTTTATGAACTGGGTGATGTCGATGAACTGGCGAAGAAAATGCGCCACTTCATGGAAAACCCGGTAAAGTGTGATTTCAGGCAGATTGTCAAGGAACATTATGACTGGGATAAAATTGCTGACCAGACAATGGACTTGTACAAGAGTCTGCTGAAATAG
- a CDS encoding radical SAM protein has product MGCANCNCGSSKIQMPTDVSVITTYRCQMRCKMCNIWKNPTKKSEEIQAKDLEILPQLKFANVTGGEPFIRQDLEDIVEVLFTKAPRIVISTSGWWVDRVIKLAERFPNIGIRVSIEGLEGTNNFLRGRDDGFERGMKTLKTLHEMGVKDIGFGQTLSNWNSNDLIPLYELALSMNFEFATAAFHNSYYFHKEDNQISNKEELCENIGKLVNRLLKENHPKSWFRAFFNLGLIKYIQGGKRMLPCEAGSVNFFTDPWGEVYPCNGLEPRYWQESMGNIHNAKNFEEIWFSEQAQKVREKVRTCPKNCWMVGTAAPVMKKYIAHVAPWVLTAKLKSLFGKEIDCSKFPTFDVGQDPRQGDLRIEG; this is encoded by the coding sequence ATGGGTTGCGCGAATTGTAATTGCGGCTCTAGTAAAATTCAGATGCCTACCGACGTGTCGGTGATTACGACGTATCGTTGCCAGATGCGCTGCAAGATGTGCAACATCTGGAAGAACCCGACCAAGAAGAGCGAAGAAATCCAGGCGAAGGACTTGGAAATCCTTCCGCAACTCAAGTTTGCGAACGTAACCGGCGGCGAACCGTTTATCCGTCAGGATTTGGAAGACATTGTTGAAGTCCTTTTCACTAAGGCCCCGCGCATTGTGATTAGCACGAGCGGCTGGTGGGTGGACCGCGTGATCAAACTTGCCGAGCGGTTCCCGAACATCGGCATCCGCGTGAGTATCGAAGGCCTCGAAGGGACGAACAACTTCTTGCGCGGCCGCGACGACGGCTTTGAACGCGGCATGAAGACGCTCAAGACGCTCCATGAAATGGGCGTGAAGGATATCGGCTTTGGTCAGACGCTCAGCAACTGGAATAGTAACGACTTAATTCCGCTTTACGAGCTTGCGCTCTCGATGAATTTCGAGTTTGCGACGGCGGCCTTCCACAACAGTTACTACTTCCACAAGGAAGACAACCAGATTAGCAACAAGGAAGAACTCTGCGAAAATATTGGCAAGTTGGTGAACCGTCTGCTCAAGGAGAACCACCCGAAGTCGTGGTTCCGTGCTTTCTTCAACCTGGGACTCATCAAGTATATTCAGGGCGGCAAGCGCATGCTCCCGTGCGAAGCGGGCTCCGTGAACTTCTTTACGGATCCGTGGGGCGAAGTTTACCCTTGCAACGGCCTGGAGCCGCGTTACTGGCAGGAGAGTATGGGCAACATCCACAATGCAAAGAACTTCGAGGAGATCTGGTTCAGCGAACAGGCGCAGAAGGTCCGCGAAAAGGTGCGCACCTGCCCCAAGAACTGCTGGATGGTGGGAACCGCCGCTCCGGTGATGAAAAAGTACATTGCGCACGTGGCCCCGTGGGTACTTACGGCGAAACTTAAGAGCCTGTTCGGCAAGGAAATCGACTGTTCCAAGTTCCCGACGTTCGATGTTGGCCAGGATCCGCGTCAGGGCGACCTGAGAATTGAAGGGTAA
- a CDS encoding glycosyltransferase, which translates to MRVLLANKFYYRRGGDCVYSIELENLLRAAGYEVAFFSMDFPENLENPWNFYWPSEVAFSPKKIAAFFKAFRRPFGDAETVKKFTSLLDEFKPDVLHLNNVHTQLSPVIAEIAHARGIRVVWTLHDYKLVCPAYTCFCNGKICEDCIGGDKRNCTAKKCLKNNWLASKIAEKEAVAWNRERLENSVDMFICPSNFMKAKMEQGGFDALKLVAFHNFVDDSKFSHDNMERENCYCYVGRLSAEKGVETLLQVASKIAIPLYVLGTGPLETELKAKYVQSAQIRFMGHCDWETCKSILLKSKFSVVPSEWYENNPFSVIEPLCLGTPVLGANVGGIPELIEPGKTGELFRMGDAGDLEKKIRMMLDKDYSFDVEPIRGHFSKDRYLEQMMSVYR; encoded by the coding sequence ATGCGGGTCTTGCTGGCAAACAAGTTCTACTACCGCCGTGGCGGAGATTGTGTATATTCGATAGAACTCGAAAACCTGTTGAGGGCCGCTGGGTACGAGGTTGCTTTTTTTTCAATGGATTTTCCCGAAAACCTGGAAAACCCGTGGAATTTCTATTGGCCGAGTGAGGTTGCTTTTTCTCCTAAGAAGATTGCCGCTTTTTTTAAGGCGTTTCGCCGCCCGTTCGGCGATGCAGAAACGGTAAAGAAGTTTACGTCGCTGCTCGACGAATTTAAGCCCGATGTGCTGCACCTGAACAACGTCCATACGCAGCTTTCGCCCGTGATAGCAGAAATTGCACATGCGCGCGGAATTAGGGTGGTGTGGACGTTGCACGACTACAAGCTGGTGTGCCCTGCCTATACGTGTTTCTGCAATGGTAAAATTTGCGAAGACTGCATTGGCGGTGACAAGCGAAACTGCACTGCAAAAAAATGCCTCAAGAACAACTGGCTGGCTAGCAAGATTGCTGAGAAAGAGGCTGTGGCCTGGAACCGCGAGCGCTTGGAAAACAGCGTCGATATGTTTATTTGCCCGAGCAATTTTATGAAGGCCAAGATGGAACAGGGCGGTTTTGATGCGTTGAAGCTGGTGGCCTTCCATAATTTTGTCGACGATTCCAAGTTTTCGCACGACAATATGGAACGAGAGAATTGTTACTGCTATGTCGGTCGACTTTCGGCGGAGAAAGGCGTGGAGACACTGTTGCAGGTGGCGTCAAAAATCGCGATTCCGTTGTATGTCTTGGGTACGGGGCCGCTTGAAACGGAACTCAAGGCGAAATATGTGCAATCGGCACAGATTCGCTTTATGGGCCACTGCGACTGGGAAACTTGCAAGTCTATTCTGCTCAAATCTAAGTTCAGTGTTGTGCCGAGCGAATGGTACGAGAACAACCCATTCTCGGTGATAGAACCACTTTGCCTGGGAACGCCTGTGTTGGGGGCTAATGTTGGCGGCATTCCGGAATTGATTGAGCCCGGGAAGACCGGTGAACTTTTTAGAATGGGCGATGCGGGAGATCTTGAAAAAAAGATTCGCATGATGCTTGATAAGGATTATTCCTTTGATGTAGAACCGATTCGCGGGCATTTTTCCAAGGATCGCTATTTGGAACAGATGATGTCTGTTTATAGGTAA
- a CDS encoding glycosyltransferase: MLQAQPLISVIVPVYKVEEYLNQCVESIVGQTYRNLEIILVDDGSPDRCPEMCDAWAEKDARIKVVHKANGGLGDARNAGIAVAKGDYFGFIDSDDWCEPDMFQEMLGACLEYDAQISVCNALIDWENGWAQERTSFSDKRTFWESPEILKNFFNGHLTAWACNKLYRKDLIEYLHYPKQPFEDIPVARNILTRVEKLAFSGMDSYHYRQRLGSIVNANLNVSQFVLIEELEKNVEAAKAFALENVAIARLAVSSYNFLVKVKSAGNCALEDKIPHLLRHIRAYRFNPLKDCTVRGKDRIFQYCIACGAPYKVVLLARRIFQKIYWLLDMKGVNKKR, from the coding sequence ATGCTGCAAGCACAGCCTTTGATTTCGGTTATCGTTCCTGTTTATAAGGTCGAGGAGTACCTGAACCAATGCGTAGAAAGCATTGTCGGACAGACGTACAGGAATCTGGAAATCATCCTGGTTGATGACGGCTCGCCGGACCGTTGCCCCGAAATGTGTGATGCATGGGCCGAGAAGGATGCGCGAATCAAGGTCGTGCATAAGGCGAACGGGGGCCTTGGTGATGCGCGTAATGCGGGTATTGCCGTAGCGAAGGGCGATTACTTCGGATTTATCGATAGCGATGACTGGTGTGAGCCGGATATGTTCCAGGAAATGCTAGGTGCATGCCTGGAATACGATGCGCAGATTTCGGTATGCAATGCGCTGATTGATTGGGAAAACGGGTGGGCGCAGGAACGAACCTCCTTTTCTGACAAGAGAACCTTCTGGGAATCGCCAGAGATTTTAAAGAACTTCTTTAACGGCCATTTGACCGCATGGGCGTGCAATAAGTTGTACCGTAAGGACTTGATAGAATACCTGCATTATCCCAAGCAGCCTTTTGAGGATATCCCTGTTGCAAGGAACATCCTCACCCGTGTTGAAAAGCTTGCCTTTTCGGGTATGGATTCCTACCATTATCGGCAGCGGTTGGGGAGTATTGTTAACGCCAATCTCAATGTGTCCCAGTTTGTACTGATAGAAGAACTTGAAAAAAATGTAGAGGCGGCCAAAGCGTTTGCTCTTGAAAATGTCGCTATCGCAAGGCTTGCTGTTAGCAGCTACAATTTCTTGGTAAAGGTCAAGAGTGCCGGTAATTGTGCGCTTGAGGATAAAATCCCGCATCTGTTGAGGCATATTCGGGCGTATAGGTTCAACCCGTTAAAGGACTGCACCGTGCGCGGGAAAGACAGAATTTTCCAGTATTGCATTGCTTGCGGTGCTCCTTACAAAGTGGTTCTGTTGGCTCGGCGCATATTTCAGAAAATCTATTGGCTCCTGGACATGAAAGGGGTGAATAAGAAAAGATGA
- a CDS encoding UDP-glucose 6-dehydrogenase, whose translation MNYNTKILCIGAGYVGGPTMTVIADKCPDVKVTVVDINQARIDAWNSDNLPIFEPGLDDVVKRARGRNLFFSTDIPAAIKEADIIFVSVNTPTKTFGHGAGKASDLQYWEKTARNILEIADEGKIIVEKSTLPVRTAAAMERILNSNDKGLHFEVLSNPEFLAEGTAINDLFEPDRVLIGSHQTESGLAACQKLVDVYAHWVPRDRILTTNLWSSELTKLTANAFLAQRISSINSISALCEKTGADVDEVAYVMGKDRRIGPKFLKASIGFGGSCFKKDILNLVYLCGYYGLPEVAAYWESVVKINEWQTHRVVDRMLETMFNTIAGKKIAVFGFAFKANTGDTRESPANLVVRDLLAEHAQPVVTDPKAIPDAKRDLKDVLDQVQFEEDPYKAAEGAHAVVVCTEWKCFAELDWNRIYKGMAKPAFVFDGRNILDADALRKIGFEVSSIGKGKAE comes from the coding sequence ATGAACTACAATACCAAGATTCTTTGCATTGGCGCGGGCTATGTTGGCGGCCCCACTATGACTGTTATTGCCGACAAGTGTCCCGACGTGAAGGTTACCGTAGTCGATATCAACCAGGCCCGAATCGATGCCTGGAACAGCGACAATCTCCCGATTTTTGAACCCGGCCTCGACGACGTGGTGAAGCGCGCCCGTGGCCGTAATCTCTTCTTTAGCACCGATATTCCGGCTGCCATCAAGGAAGCGGACATCATCTTCGTTTCGGTGAATACCCCGACCAAGACCTTCGGTCACGGTGCCGGTAAGGCATCCGACCTGCAGTACTGGGAAAAGACCGCGCGTAACATTCTGGAAATTGCCGACGAAGGCAAGATTATCGTCGAGAAGTCGACCCTCCCGGTGCGTACGGCCGCCGCGATGGAACGCATCCTGAATTCTAACGACAAGGGCCTGCACTTCGAGGTGCTCAGCAACCCCGAATTCCTCGCCGAAGGTACCGCCATCAACGACCTGTTCGAACCGGACCGCGTGCTCATCGGTAGTCACCAGACGGAATCGGGTCTCGCCGCCTGCCAGAAGCTCGTGGACGTGTATGCCCACTGGGTGCCGCGTGACCGCATCCTCACGACGAACCTCTGGAGTTCCGAACTCACGAAGCTTACCGCGAACGCGTTCCTCGCGCAGCGCATCAGCTCCATCAACTCCATCAGCGCTCTCTGCGAAAAGACCGGCGCCGACGTGGACGAAGTCGCCTACGTGATGGGCAAGGACCGCCGCATCGGGCCCAAGTTCCTGAAGGCATCCATCGGTTTTGGCGGCTCCTGCTTCAAGAAGGATATTTTGAACCTCGTGTACCTGTGCGGTTACTATGGCCTCCCCGAAGTCGCCGCCTACTGGGAAAGCGTCGTGAAGATCAACGAGTGGCAGACCCACCGCGTGGTGGACCGCATGCTCGAGACCATGTTCAACACGATTGCAGGGAAGAAGATTGCCGTGTTCGGGTTTGCCTTCAAGGCGAACACCGGCGATACCCGCGAAAGCCCCGCGAACCTCGTGGTGCGCGACTTGCTCGCCGAACATGCACAGCCGGTCGTGACTGACCCGAAGGCAATTCCCGATGCCAAGCGCGATTTGAAGGACGTGCTTGACCAGGTACAGTTCGAAGAGGACCCGTACAAGGCCGCCGAAGGCGCCCATGCCGTGGTCGTGTGCACCGAATGGAAGTGCTTTGCCGAACTCGACTGGAACCGCATCTACAAGGGCATGGCGAAGCCCGCATTTGTCTTTGATGGACGAAACATCCTGGATGCCGACGCCCTGAGGAAGATCGGCTTCGAGGTTTCGAGCATCGGTAAGGGCAAGGCGGAGTAA